A window of ANME-2 cluster archaeon genomic DNA:
CATTTTGCGGTGTGGGTCCCTATGTTGTGCCCGCCGCCTCACGGGGTGCCCGTGTTGTGGCTGTTGAAAAGAACCAAAAGGCGTGCAGGTGGCTGGCAGAGAATGTGAAGTTGAACCGGGTCGATACAAATGTATCCATCATATACGGGGATGCATCCCGTATCCCTTATATGGTCAGGGACAGTTTCCACAGGGCTGTACTTCCTATTCCTTACGGGATGGACCATTTCCTGTATGAGATATCCGGACTTGTAAAACAGGGAGGAATTGTGCATTTCTATACGTTCAAGAAACAGTACCAGATCCAGGAACTGTTGGAAGAGTACCGGGACAATGGGTTTGATGTGGTCTTCTATCGCAGGTGTGGTAATGTGGCACCAGGAGTAAGTCGATGGGTTTTTGACCTGAAAAAACAATGAAATAAAATCGGAACTTATTTAAAATTGTGTATATTCCTTTCAATTATCAAGTTTATTAGTACATATATCCAATATATAGTTTATTAGGGGATTAGAAATGAAGCCTATGAAAAGTGGTTTTGAATCAATTCGCAATTATCTTGGTTCCAAGAAGGAGAAAGGGCGGCGTAAGATCGCCCTGCTCGTAGATGGACCGAATATGCTAAGAAAAGAGTTCCAGATCGACCTGGAAGAGATACGGGATGTTCTCAAGGATTATGGCAGTATCAAGATAGGCAGGGTATTTTTGAACCAGTATGCATCTGATAAACTGGTGGAAGCAATTGAGACCCAGGGTTTTGAACCTATCATTTGTACCAGTGATGTAGATGTAAGGCTGGCTGTAGAAGGCATGGAACTGGTGTTCAGTCCGGTGATCGATACAATTGCACTGGTGACCAGGGATGCGGATTTCAAACCCCTCTTGTCAAAGGCCAATGAGCACGGCAAGGAGACGATATTATTCGGTGCCGAGCCCGGGCTGTCTGTTGCCCTGAAGAATTCTGCCGATTATGTGATCATCCTCAAGGAAGGCATAATGGAACATGAGTATAACAGCAGGGACTTAAAAGAATCAGGGACGGAGGATTTTTCTGAGGTGCCCTTGCCAGGCGAAGGTCAGGTTAAACTGTAGGTGTGACCTGATGAATTGTAAGTGACCTTATGGATTGTAGGTATGACCTGATAAAAAAAACAAGTCACATGCATATTTTCATTTTATTTTGCCATATCCAGTATCTCTTCTGGCGCACCGGCAAGTTTAACCAGGGCTTCTGCTTCCATGAAATGAAGGTCTGCCGGAACCACCAGTATGTGCAGGGGGCTGCCAAAGTCGTAATGTGCCAGTTCAACTAAGGGCAGGGCTACGACTACAGGTGATGGGGAGCCGGCCCTTGCCACACCTACAGTTAAGCGCTGCTCCAGGTCCGGTTTGCCTTGCTGTGAATCCACTTCCATCAGGAGTTCACAGCCCAGGTTGATGGTCATGTATCCTTTTTCCGGGTCGATATCAAGGAAGACCAGGGTGTGCATGCCACTATCCAGGTTTGACCTGATGATATCGTAGGGGGTATTGGAGATGATGGTCCTGTCTTTATGGGTGTACGGATGCGGGATTGTGGTGGATTTACCGAAGCGGTAATTTTGCAGGCCGGTAAGGCCTGGTACGGCGCTGAGGATAGATGAGCCATGAATGATGGAGGTCTTTATACCCAGTTCATGGGCCCGCATGCGCAGGTCTACGTGGGTGGTGCTGACCATGGCATCGCCGCCTGTGAGGAAGACTACTTTTTCAGTCAGGGCACGTTGTAGCCATTCGGGCTGCTGTTCCACGTCCTCACGGTCCAGTACGGTTATTTCCCTGCCATAGAGGGCTTCCATTTCCTTGACAGTGGTGCCCATAAGGGCTGAGGTATAGAATTCGGCATATACGTGATCTGCGCGGCGGATGGCTTCCAGGCCCTTGACAGATATGTCTTTTTTGTCATAGAGGCCAATGCCGATGAATGTAAGCATAAGGGTAATTTTAGGGTAGGGCAGGATAAAGATTTCTGGGACTAAATAATTGTGGTACTATCCTGGGGTAGTCTTGTTGGCCTGGAAACCCGTGTTTGATACAGTGTTCAATTA
This region includes:
- a CDS encoding class I SAM-dependent methyltransferase family protein → MTLKTRMECIVPEPLSHLVPNSFDVIGNIAIISIPPGLDDYKAQIAQAIISKHCNIGTVLNKVSMLAGEDRVGRYETLSGTTTRTEHREYGFRYRLDVNEVFFNPHLSYERFRIASQVRDGESILVPFCGVGPYVVPAASRGARVVAVEKNQKACRWLAENVKLNRVDTNVSIIYGDASRIPYMVRDSFHRAVLPIPYGMDHFLYEISGLVKQGGIVHFYTFKKQYQIQELLEEYRDNGFDVVFYRRCGNVAPGVSRWVFDLKKQ
- a CDS encoding TIGR00288 family NYN domain-containing protein; the protein is MKPMKSGFESIRNYLGSKKEKGRRKIALLVDGPNMLRKEFQIDLEEIRDVLKDYGSIKIGRVFLNQYASDKLVEAIETQGFEPIICTSDVDVRLAVEGMELVFSPVIDTIALVTRDADFKPLLSKANEHGKETILFGAEPGLSVALKNSADYVIILKEGIMEHEYNSRDLKESGTEDFSEVPLPGEGQVKL
- a CDS encoding diphthine synthase; the protein is MLTFIGIGLYDKKDISVKGLEAIRRADHVYAEFYTSALMGTTVKEMEALYGREITVLDREDVEQQPEWLQRALTEKVVFLTGGDAMVSTTHVDLRMRAHELGIKTSIIHGSSILSAVPGLTGLQNYRFGKSTTIPHPYTHKDRTIISNTPYDIIRSNLDSGMHTLVFLDIDPEKGYMTINLGCELLMEVDSQQGKPDLEQRLTVGVARAGSPSPVVVALPLVELAHYDFGSPLHILVVPADLHFMEAEALVKLAGAPEEILDMAK